AGCAATTGTGAATGGAGAACTAAATTGCATTCCCCAAGATATTAGTCAGGCAATTGTCCAAGCAACTGATGAAATCTTAGCTGGGAAGTTTCGGGATCAATTTGTCGTGGATGTTTATCAGGCTGGTGCTGGAACATCCCACCACATGAATGTCAACGAAGTTCTGGCAAATCGCGCCTTAGAAATTCTTGGTGAAGAAAAGGGCAATTACAAACGTGTTAGTCCCAATGACCACGTTAATTATGGGCAGTCTACCAATGATGTGATCCCTACGGCAATTCGCATTGGTGGATTATTGGCATTATCTAAGACATTACACCCAGCTTTAGAAAAGGCGATCGCATCTTTAGAAAACAAAGCTGTTGAATTTCAAGATATCGTCAAATCTGGCAGAACCCACTTACAAGACGCTGTACCCGTGCGTTTGGGTGAAAATTTTCGCGCTTGGGCACAAATTCTGACAGAACACCAAAACCGGATTTATACCGCCTCTGGTGATTTGATGGTGCTGGGTTTGGGAGGTAGTGCAGCCGGAACGGGTTTAAATACTCATCCCTTATATCGCGCCCGTGTAGTGGAAGTTCTTTCAGAATTGATTGAAACTCCTTTAGAGCCTGCGCCCCATCTCATGGCAGCGATGCAGAGTATGGCCCCATTTGTGAACGTTTCTGGTGCGTTACGCAACTTAGCTCAGGATTTAGTCAAAATATCTCACGATTTGCGGCTGATGGATTCGGGACCAAAAACAGGCTTGAAAGAAATTCAACTTCCCCCGGTGCAACCTGGTTCCTCAATTATGCCAGGGAAATATAACCCAGTCATGGCAGAGATGACATCAATGGTGTGTTTTCAAGTGATGGGTTATGACAGTGCGATCGCTTTAGCCGCACAAGCCGGACAATTAGAATTAAATGTGATGATGCCGCTAATTGCATATAACTTAATTCACAGCATCGAAATTCTGGGTAATACCATCGCTGTCCTTACAGAACGTTGCATTGAGGGAATTTCTGCGAACCAGGAACGTTGTTTAGCTTATGCTGAGGGCAGTTTAGCCTTAGTAACCGCACTAAATACCCATATCGGTTATTTAAATGCCGCAGCTGTGGCCAAAGAATCTTTAGAAACTGGTAAATCTTTACGGCAGATTGTTTTAGAACGAGGATTGATGAGTGAAACAGACTTAGCCACAGTCTTAAATCTAGAACAAATGAGTGGTATCTTACCGCTTAAAACAGAATAATAGGTTATGGGGCATTGGGCATGGGGCATGGTATTCTCCTTACCCCCTTGTCTCCCCTGTCCCCTCATCCCTAAGCCGACGTGAAGCTTTAGCTACCTCTTTTTCAGTCTT
This Nostoc sp. C052 DNA region includes the following protein-coding sequences:
- a CDS encoding aspartate ammonia-lyase, encoding MTEHTEFRIERDSMGDRQIASSVYYGIQTLRAIENFPISGIKPLPTYVDAGLIIKKATAIVNGELNCIPQDISQAIVQATDEILAGKFRDQFVVDVYQAGAGTSHHMNVNEVLANRALEILGEEKGNYKRVSPNDHVNYGQSTNDVIPTAIRIGGLLALSKTLHPALEKAIASLENKAVEFQDIVKSGRTHLQDAVPVRLGENFRAWAQILTEHQNRIYTASGDLMVLGLGGSAAGTGLNTHPLYRARVVEVLSELIETPLEPAPHLMAAMQSMAPFVNVSGALRNLAQDLVKISHDLRLMDSGPKTGLKEIQLPPVQPGSSIMPGKYNPVMAEMTSMVCFQVMGYDSAIALAAQAGQLELNVMMPLIAYNLIHSIEILGNTIAVLTERCIEGISANQERCLAYAEGSLALVTALNTHIGYLNAAAVAKESLETGKSLRQIVLERGLMSETDLATVLNLEQMSGILPLKTE